The following are from one region of the Phalacrocorax carbo unplaced genomic scaffold, bPhaCar2.1 SCAFFOLD_36, whole genome shotgun sequence genome:
- the LOC135311341 gene encoding E3 ubiquitin-protein ligase RBBP6-like — MSCVHYKFFSRLNYDTVTFSGLHITLRDLKRQIMGREKLKATRSDLQISNAQTKEEYTDDDALIPRNSSVIVRRIPAGGVKATSRTSVTSRTEPVSGTPKAMDDSSASASLSQLIQTASLAEASASEEDKIKAMMIQSCRAYDPINYMKNSLGLPPPSYTCFRCGKPGHYIKNCPTNGDKSFEPVPRIRRSTGIPRSFMVEVKDPNTKGAMLTSTGKYAIPIINAEAYARGKKEKPPFLPEEPASSSPSDEPIPDELLCPLCKDIMTDAAVIPCCGNSYCDECIRTALLDSEDHTCPTCHQSDVSPDALAANKILRQAVNNFENGTGYPRQQQPQQPPPPPPPPPLLTVGPPAALVTAANLSKPSSQPIGGLLEEKVIQSKSPCSASSYCRSSYTYTKSRSSSSPTHSYSRSFSRSQSRSSPRSPPYPRRGKGKSRNYRSRSRSRGSHHSRLRSPPHRRYHSRSRSPVFRGQSPTKRTLPQGEGERECFNRSREVPPYDRKAYEGRSRDWRDPFEKERYRERRGNSRHRSEKFYKGYAVGCQPPPPQNREDFSPGRFGPPGTRRENLPCAQGHRQDYPAGQRHRNHHTAGNYPEKPCGRESRGIKDPETSKKKEVEKPLGDKKGNKDKKHRNEGFPNAELLEGARKPREAAAAEGVTAESVFRLPSRDDATPVRNEPMETESSAFRLGSEKEEEEKDKPKAKTDKAKRKVEVALPAKTDNTVKPAEGSNEKVDTGRDKSPRLEPPAKKAKED; from the exons atgtcctgtgtccactacaagttcttctccaggctgaactatgATACGGTCACCTTCAGCGGCCTCCACATCACCCTGCGCGACCTCAAGCGCCAGATCATGGGCCGCGAGAAGCTGAAGGCGACCAGGAGCGACCTGCAGATCTCCAACGCCCAGACCAAAGAAG aatacacagaTGATGACGCCCTGATTCCGAGGAACTCCTCGGTAATTGTCAGAAGGATCCCTGCTGGAGGAGTTAAAGCTACCAGCAGAACCTCTGTTAC aagtcGAACGGAGCCAGTGAGCggaacaccaaaagca atggatgactcctctgcatctgcttctctgtcccagcttaTTCAG ACTGCCAGTCTGGCTGAAGCCAGCGCTTccgaagaagacaaaataaaagcgaTGATGATACAGTCTTGCCGTGCATATGATCCAATCAA TTACATGAAGAACAGCCTGGGTCTACCTCCGCCATCATATACTTGCTTTCGTTGTGGAAAACCTGGCCACTATATAAAGAACTGCCCAACAAACGGG GACAAGTcttttgagcctgttcccagaattAGGAGGAGCACGGGCATTCCAAggagtttcatggtggaggtgaaagatcccaaCACAAAGGGTGCTATGCTGACCAGCACGGGAAAATATGCCATACCAATTATTAATGC ggaagcttatgccagaggaaagaaggaaaagcctccctttctaCCGGAAGAgccggcctcctcctccccctccgatGAGCCTATTCCAGATGAGCTCCTGTGTCCCCTTTGTAAAGATATAATGACCGACGCAGCTGTTattccctgctgtggaaacagttattGTGACGAAT GTATTAGAACAGCGTTACTGGATTCTGAGGATCATACCTGCCCAACGTGTCATCAGAGCGatgtttctcctgatgctttAGCTGCCAACAAGATCCTACGCCAG gcTGTGAACAACTTCGAAAATGGAACTGGCTACcctcggcagcagcagccgcagcagccgccaccgccaccacctccaccaccactcctgactgtcgggcctcccgccgcgctgGTGACGGCCGCTAACCTTTCTAAACCTTCCTCTCAGCCAATCGGCGGGTTGTTGGAGGAGAAG GTCATCCA gtccaagtctccctgcagtgcttcatcGTACTGTAGAAGTTCGTATACCTACACCAAGTCAAGATCCAGTTCTTCCCCCACTCACTCCTACTCTCGATCATTCAGTCGTTCCCAGTCTCGTTCCTCCCCGCGATCGCCGCCGTAtccaagaagaggcaaagggaagagtcgTAACTATCGCTCCAGGTCAAGGTCACGCGGCTCTCACCATTCAAGGCTAAGGTCACCCCCACACAGAAGATACCATTCACGGTCAAGGTCTCCGGTGTTTAGGGGCCAGTCTCCAACTAAACGGACTCTAcctcaaggggaaggagaaagggagtgttTTAACAGGTCCAGAGAGGTTCCACCATATGATAGGAAAGCTTACGAGGGCAGATCCCGTGACTGGAGGGatccatttgaaaaggaaagatacagagaacGGCGAGGGAACTCTAGGCACCGGAGTGAGAAGTTTTACAAGGGCTATGCTGTTGGCTGtcaacctccacctccacaaaacagagaggactTTTCTCCAGGTAGGTTTGGTCCACCTGGCACCAGGCGAGAGAATTTGCCATGTGCTCAGGGACATAGGCAGGATTatcctgctgggcagaggcacagaaaccatCATACAGCTGGAAATTACCCTGAAAAACCATGTGGAAGGGAGAGCCGTGGCATCAAAGatcctgaaacatcaaaaaagaaagaggtggaaaaaccactgggagacaagaaaggcaataaagataaaaagcaccggaatgaaggatttccaaatgctgagtTGTTGGAAGGTGCgagaaaaccaagagaggcagctgcagcagaaggtgttaCAGCGGAGTCTGTCTTCAGGCTCCCAAGCAGAGACGATGCCACCCCTGTGAGAAATGAGCCTATGGAAACAGAGTCTAGTGCTTTCAGACTGgggtctgaaaaggaggaagaagagaaggataagccaaaagcaaagactgacaaGGCCAAGCGGAAAGTAGAAGTGGCTCTTCCTGCTAAGACGGACaatacagtaaaaccagctgaaggttCCAACGAGAAGGTGGACACGGGTCGTGACAAATCTCCTCGACTGGAACCTCCTgcgaaaaaggcaaaggaggactag